Proteins from a single region of Synechococcus sp. WH 8109:
- a CDS encoding chlororespiratory reduction protein 7 — MSDPLIRALDDYVVLEPGKPEQLLSAADTLTWLSGWLGSLDQLPADLADQPDVDSAAQRLIDTACDLEISPGVTLQWFAVRLEPPTA; from the coding sequence ATGTCTGATCCCCTGATCCGTGCCCTTGATGACTATGTGGTGCTGGAGCCTGGCAAGCCGGAGCAGTTGCTCAGCGCTGCCGACACGTTGACATGGCTGAGCGGTTGGTTGGGCAGCCTCGATCAGTTGCCGGCCGACCTGGCAGATCAACCAGATGTTGACTCAGCGGCGCAGCGGTTGATCGATACAGCCTGTGATTTGGAGATCAGCCCCGGGGTGACATTGCAGTGGTTTGCGGTGCGGTTGGAGCCGCCCACCGCTTGA